GCAGCACGGGGCCTATCCCCGCTCGCGCGGGGCAACCAGCAGTGATGGCGGCGTGGCCTGGTGACTAGGGGGCCTATCCCCGCTCGCGCGGGGCAACCGCCCTATGAGCATTCCAGAAATCATCGCTGAGGGGCCTATCCCCGCTCGCGCGGGGCAACCGCGCGGCTGGAGATCGTCTCGTCCTCGTGGCCGGGCCTATCCCCGCTCGCGCGGGGCAACCACCGCATTGATGTAAGTCTGACCCGCAGAGGCGGGCCTATCCCCGCTCGCGCGGGGCAACCGTGCTGGAGGCTGTTGCACCCGCGAGCAGGCTGGGCCTATCCCCGCTCGCGCGGGGCAACCCATCGCCCTCAACCGGCGGTACAAGCCACTGGGGGCCTATCCCCGCTCGCGCGGGGCAACCGGATCTGGCTCTTTAGCGGGGCGATTAACAGGGGGCCTATCCCCGCTCGCGCGGGGCAACCGACCTGGCCGCCTACCCCTCGGTACGCAATTGGGGCCTATCCCCGCTCGCGCGGGGCAACCACAGCGGAGTACGCGCGCGCCGCGCATCATCAAGGCCTATCCCCGCTCGCGCGGGGCAACCCCTGGTGCGGCGTGGGCTGCGCGGCGAGCCGGGGGCCTATCCCCGCTCGCGCGGGGCAACCACAAGCGGGATCTGCGCGGGATGGCATTGTAAGGGCCTATCCCCGCTCGCGCGGGGCAACCGCGGTCACGGTCATGCCAATGCGCCGCGCAAGGGGCCTATCCCCGCTCGCGCGGGGCAACCGCTCTTCGGCGGGCTTCTCGCGCTTGAAGGTGGGGCCTATCCCCGCTCGCGCGGGGCAACCTCTGCTGCAGCCTGCCCCTCTCGTCTGGAGATGGGCCTATCCCCGCTCGCGCGGGGCAACCCCCATCGCAGGACGCGCCCCAACAACCACCAGGGGCCTATCCCCGCTCGCGCGGGGCAACCTCGGGTTGATTGAGCGCCTCGGTCTTGGGGCTGGGCCTATCCCCGCTCGCGCGGGGCAACCCTGGTGCGCGAAAGCCGTGCCGCCAGCATGAAGGGCCTATCCCCGCTCGCGCGGGGCAACCCAAAATTACAAGCCCGTGAGCGGGTTGTTCTTGGGCCTATCCCCGCTCGCGCGGGGCAACCTTCGCCGACCACGATGGAACCTTCCGCGAACTGGGCCTATCCCCGCTCGCGCGGGGCAACCGGTTCGATCAGCTTGGGCAACAAGTCCCGCGCGGGCCTATCCCCGCTCGCGCGGGGCAACCTATCCTTTACCGTATTACGAATAAAACAAGTGGGGCCTATCCCCGCTCGCGCGGGGCAACCGGCAGCGGAACGAACGCGATGTCGCTGGAATCGGGCCTATCCCCGCTCGCGCGGGGCAACCTCTCGCGCAGCGTGGGCGAGAGCAACCGGCTCGGGCCTATCCCCGCTCGCGCGGGGCAACCCAGCCGCCAGAGTGGGCGCAGGCCTGGGATTTGGGCCTATCCCCGCTCGCGCGGGGCAACCAATCGGCGGTGATTGTCGTTTTCATTTATAGGGGGCCTATCCCCGCTCGCGCGGGGCAACCGACGAAAACCGGTTCAGTGTGTTCGCGTTGTAGGGCCTATCCCCGCTCGCGCGGGGCAACCTGCACGCTTCGCATCGCACGTGTTCAAGAACGGGGCCTATCCCCGCTCGCGCGGGGCAACCGTTGTGCGAGTTTTCCCTTCGCCGCGCAGCAACGGCCTATCCCCGCTCGCGCGGGGCAACCATCCAGCGGCACCTCACGCACGACCGTCATTACGGCCTATCCCCGCTCGCGCGGGGCAACCTAAGTCTGTAACATCGTGATATACGCCGATTGGGGCCTATCCCCGCTCGCGCGGGGCAACCGCCGCGCGCGTGGGGGAGGGGGCGGGTGAAAAGGGCCTATCCCCGCTCGCGCGGGGCAACCTCGGGGAGGTCGAAGGACACGACGCGCTTGAAGGGCCTATCCCCGCTCGCGCGGGGCAACCTCTTGCATTTAACCCAATGTCCTGCAAGAGAAAATCCAGAAATGGATGTCGAATTTTAAGGAGCTTTTTGGGTGCTGGAGACTCGACGGCGCACCAGCCACATGCCGTCGGCTTCAAACAATTCGCGCGGGGGATCTCCCAGATGAGCGAGCCCCACGCCACCTACGGCGTTCACATCACGCCAGATCATCACGGCGCTGCCTTGGGGCAGGTTGCCGTACCAATCGGTCATCACCTGCCACACCCGTTCACGCACACCCGGGTTCATGCGGGGCGAGACAAAAATGTTGGGCGCCACCTCCAGCATCACCGACGACAAAAAGCCGTGAAAGCGATCCTGCACGTCACGAATCACGATCATCACCAGCGCCATTGCCCACCTCGTTCATGCGTAAAACGCGTTGGATGCTGTCGATCATCGAAGCAATCACCTGCTGCTTGCGAAACACCGTGGCGGCCTCGCGCCGCACCAGTCGGTCGATGGTGTCGTCCGATGTTTCGGCGCGTTTGGCTGCGGTAAAGGCAATGTGCAGCGTGACCGTCTCCCGGTACAAGTCCGCGATGTCCAGCACGAAAGACTGACCCGAATCCTCATGGATGAAGCCCAGCGGCGGCAACGCGGCCACGGCCTGTACAGCGATGGCGGCAGCGGCCTGCACTGCAGTGGCCGCGTGGTTGATGGCCTGGTTGGGGATGTCGGTGGCGTTCGGGTTGGCACGGTCGTAGTGGCGCCCTTCCCAATCGATGCCGTACTTCTGCGCCATCAGACGGTACATGTTTTTCACCCGCGCTCCTTCGATGCCGCGCAAGGTGTCCAGGTCACGGTGTGGCAGCACCTCGCCCAGGCGCAGCGCGTACATATGGCGTGCCACACTGATGCGGCGGCGCGGGTTGCCCCACAGCTCGGCTTGGCGGCGGGCCACGTCAGATCGGTCGGGCAGCAAGGGCGGTGCGGTGTAGCTGCGCACGCCGTCTTCGCCGACGGCGGCCAGCAGGGTGCCGTGGCGTGCCAGCAGGCGCAGCGCGTCGTGGGTGACGCTGCTGCCCGGCCCGAGCAGGATCATGGAAACCGCCTGGTGCGGAATTTGGTCAATACCGGGCGTCAGGCTGTCCTTGCCACGCAGAAAGTGCAGGCAGCCGTCGATCACGCACAGCTCACCACGCGAGAG
This DNA window, taken from Acidovorax sp. HDW3, encodes the following:
- the cas2e gene encoding type I-E CRISPR-associated endoribonuclease Cas2e — its product is MIVIRDVQDRFHGFLSSVMLEVAPNIFVSPRMNPGVRERVWQVMTDWYGNLPQGSAVMIWRDVNAVGGVGLAHLGDPPRELFEADGMWLVRRRVSSTQKAP
- the cas1e gene encoding type I-E CRISPR-associated endonuclease Cas1e, with the translated sequence MLKGRLGLEKARIPHADRHGLLWLSRGELCVIDGCLHFLRGKDSLTPGIDQIPHQAVSMILLGPGSSVTHDALRLLARHGTLLAAVGEDGVRSYTAPPLLPDRSDVARRQAELWGNPRRRISVARHMYALRLGEVLPHRDLDTLRGIEGARVKNMYRLMAQKYGIDWEGRHYDRANPNATDIPNQAINHAATAVQAAAAIAVQAVAALPPLGFIHEDSGQSFVLDIADLYRETVTLHIAFTAAKRAETSDDTIDRLVRREAATVFRKQQVIASMIDSIQRVLRMNEVGNGAGDDRDS